Proteins encoded together in one Triticum dicoccoides isolate Atlit2015 ecotype Zavitan chromosome 7B, WEW_v2.0, whole genome shotgun sequence window:
- the LOC119341429 gene encoding leucine-rich repeat protein 1-like, with the protein MAEADPCGALLDWDEGHAGPSWFGMQCSDDGWVIGLNLSNLGLKGMLSPKIGQLFNMHFLVLHKNLFYGIIPREMGDLRELTVLDLGHNNFNGSIPLELINILSLEFKCVRTLIYVFFHFCLTSKLD; encoded by the exons ATGGCAGAGGCTGATCCGTGTGGTGCTCTGCTGGATTGGGATGAAGGCCACGCTGGTCCTTCTTGGTTTGGCATGCAGTGCTCGGATGATGGGTGGGTCATAGGCCt GAACTTGTCAAATCTTGGTCTGAAGGGAATGTTATCTCCTAAGATTGGACAGCTTTTTAATATGCATTTTCT TGTACTGCACAAGAACTTATTCTATGGTATTATCCCTAGAGAGATGGGAGATTTACGAGAGCTGACGGTGTTGGATTTGGGGCACAATAACTTCAATGGATCAATTCCATTAGAGCTAATAAACATTTTATCCCTGGAATTTAAGTGCGTGCGAACTTTGATAtatgttttttttcatttctgcTTAACTTCAAAACTTGACTGA